In a single window of the Diospyros lotus cultivar Yz01 chromosome 10, ASM1463336v1, whole genome shotgun sequence genome:
- the LOC127811250 gene encoding S-protein homolog 29-like, with product MSRFFLPSMALMMICFIGPTLCRQQDEEEKGFWMRSAVHVVNNLPDPIRVRCQSKDDDLGLQTLQPRQDLTWRFVPNVFIDTLFYCHFYWGSKDKFFDVYNHDMGNHCSILHSKDKSCYWSVRSDGFYFSGTNETYTKKYDWY from the coding sequence ATGTCGcgcttcttccttccttcaatGGCATTGATGATGATTTGTTTCATTGGCCCAACGCTGTGTCGGCAGCAAGACGAGGAAGAGAAGGGCTTCTGGATGAGAAGTGCAGTCCATGTCGTTAACAACCTCCCAGACCCAATAAGGGTTCGTTGTCAATCTAAAGATGATGATCTCGGCCTGCAAACACTCCAACCTAGGCAAGATCTTACTTGGAGATTTGTTCCCAACGTGTTCATAGACACTCTCTTTTACTGCCACTTCTACTGGGGCTCCAaggataaattttttgatgtttataaTCATGACATGGGCAACCATTGTTCAATTTTGCATTCCAAAGATAAGAGCTGCTACTGGTCTGTACGATCAGATGGGTTTTATTTTAGTGGTACCAATGAGACTTACACAAAGAAATATGATTGGTACTAG
- the LOC127811249 gene encoding S-protein homolog 29-like, giving the protein MLQRAYRSWSLSKIMSQFFLPSIMLLTIACFISSTSCDHQDEAMKAFFRKTAVRVFNNVSGLLIVRCQSKDDDIGVQTLRPNQNLTWRFRPHVFPANTLFFCHFYWGFKDQIFDVYNNYIDDFCTHRHSKDYSCYWSVRPDGFYFSGTNYAGSYVKWHDWKNRSLI; this is encoded by the coding sequence ATGCTCCAAAGAGCATACCGTTCTTGGAGTCTGAGCAAGATAATGTCACAATTCTTCCTTCCTTCAATAATGCTGCTGACGATTGCTTGTTTCATTAGCTCAACATCATGCGATCATCAAGATGAGGCAATGAAGGCCTTTTTCAGGAAAACCGCTGTCCGTGTCTTTAACAATGTCTCGGGCCTATTGATTGTTCGCTGTCAATCAAAGGACGATGACATTGGCGTGCAGACCTTGCGACCTAACCAAAATCTCACTTGGAGATTTCGTCCTCACGTGTTCCCAGCCAACACTCTCTTCTTCTGCCATTTTTATTGGGGCTTCAAGGATCAGATCTTTGATGTTTACAATAACTACATAGATGACTTCTGTACACATCGCCACTCCAAAGATTATAGTTGCTATTGGTCTGTAAGACCAGATGGTTTCTATTTTAGTGGTACCAACTATGCAGGGAGTTATGTCAAATGGCATGACTGGAAGAACAGGTCATTGATTTGA